The window ttaaatcaagaaataattaactTTAACTTTCCAGCTTTGCTCCTATTAAATATTATGTGATCAAATTCCTATGCCTATTTAATTAAGGATAGTTTAatcaatttacatatttttttcttgaagtaagtagtttcttaaggggtgtgccagTGAGCTCTTTTTTGGCCTGAAGGGAGTATTATGAACTGTACTCATCTCACTAATCACTAGCCATTAATGATTTATAATGCAATATTCATTGGACATCAAGTTTGAGAAAGAAATtaagatttttaaaatttgagGTCAAAAACTTACCATGGACATTTTGTGGCTCTAAAACCATATCATTACAGGTAGAATGAAAATTTCAAGTTAAATATTTCAAAATATAGTACTGCATATTTCTTTTTTGGGACAGACAAAAAGAAAGCGTGCCACAAAAATGCTACGGGGCCTTCGTTTTGAACTTTACTAACAGAGCTTGAGATTATATGTCTTTCTCGAGATTCATTAATCACAGAGCATCAGGACCTCCTACTAATGTTTTTATATCTGAGTAAAGATTTTCAGAACAATGGTAAATCTGTAGGGAGTGTACACAGATATTTTCTTGATCTAAATTTCTATAGAACCTTGAAATTCCTTGTAGCATCTTAACAGGTATTGTAGGATTCTTTTGTAAGGATTGCTAGGAATCACTATGCAAATGCATATGTCATGGATTCATGGTCTGTATAAACCGAGCAGTTTGTGTCTCTTGCCTATCAGCTTTTATCAGCTCCTTCATCAAATTTGGCAGAGCTACTCACTCTGAAGTCCAGTTGCTTCTGATGCTTTGACCGTCTTCTCTCATCGAAATTCTCCCATCCTTCAAGCTGTGAACGTTAGAAAATAGTGAGAGGCGAATGGAAATAGGACATATTACTAGTTAGTGAATAATTGAGTACCTCACGGATAACATCCATAGTTATTTCAGTGCCATGGAGATCTAATATTGAGAGTTCGCTGCACAGCTTAAAAATGCTGCTAGGAAGGGATTTGATCCCGTTGTTTTTAAGATAAAGTGCCTGCACCAGTAATTGGAACATGAAGCACGCAAATAATTGGGGCAAAAGCATACTGGTTCAAAAAATTGTTAACTAGAGAAACTTGTGTAACAGCTTTTTCTCCCTTTTGATAACTGAGAGGTCCCTAGGAGTTGGTTGGCACACAGTTCGAAACTAAGTGATAATGCCCCTATAATGTGCGGTAAGAACTTACTTGCGCCGAGTGCTACACCAAATTAATGAATGTAAGACGTGTCTTTCATACACATTTTCCACTTCACCGTGATTAAGTTTTACCTATCACGTGCTTTGCTTTTAGCAAAGCAAATGGTGTTGGTCAAGCAGATGATGGCAGTAGATCGCCCAGTTTGGTCTAACAACCAGTACTACAGCATATCTAGCTAACTTAGTCAGATGTTTGCAAGTTCTATTCTATACAGCGTTTATAAAAAGAACAAGTTATTTTCTACATTACATAAAATAAATTGTAAACTGAAGTGGTATCTTTGAAGCATGACTTCAAAAGAAACACACTATAATTAAGCGAAGAATGTGAGAAGAAAGACAAACAGAAATGCAAAAGCAAATAAATGCGGACAAACCTTTAAGTTCTTTAGTTTGCTAATTGTTTCTGGCAGCTCTACCAAAAGATTAGATGAAAGATCAACCTACACCATAATGAATCAGGTTATATGTATATAGGTAAATATTATTACCGTAATAACATCATAGGAAACAATAAATGCTGGAACTTGTTTCAGCCTATAATTTGGATTTCATGATTCCAGTTAATGAAAGAGAAGAAGACAAGCGAATAAAGGAaaataaccctttttttttttacctcaaTAAGAGAAGCACAACCCCCTATACTTTCCGGAATAGAGTGTATCCTGCAATTAAAAGATTAAGTTACAAACCTAAACCTAGGTTCCTATTTCTTCAACgagaaataaaagataaaaaaacTCAACAGACTCCAAAACATGCACGTCCTCGAGAAAGGTTTATCATTGGGCGAGAGAACGAAGACTTGTAACAATAACTTAACACTAAATATCATGATAACCGTACATTGAGATATCTTTTTGTTTGTTTCAGTACTTCAAATTACCTATTGTTGTTAACTTTCAGAACCTCAAGGCCGGTCAGCAGACCTATCTCAGATGGGAGACCTGTTAAGTCGTTATGTGAAATATGAAGTTGTCTAAGACTGGTCAAAGCGCCGACCTCAGGAGGCAGTGTTGCTATACTGCATACCAAGAAGAAGGTTAGTTGATACAGTCGTATAAGAAACCTTTATACGAAATAAAGGCACATGATAAATGGTTGAGGTTGATAAACAGAGTAAGCCGTATCAGAAAATAAACACGAAACAATATCTGAATGTCACTGAACAAAAGAAAATTAGTACCATGATTTTTGTGAATGAAGGATAGACAGCTTATATTCAGTTCCCAAGCATGTTTTTGAGAGGGTCAGTCAATAAATAATGATCACCACTAAGAATCTCTCTTTTCCACTTCCAATTAAACATCTCACATGAACTGCTAATAAGCAAAAAGTGATGCATATTACACGTTGGCGTGGTTTTTATACTTTAGCAAAGGGGGTGTCTTATAACCAATTCGGCACTTAAAAGTAAGAACTGAATACCTTAAGAGCCGATTAAAAGCTTTATAATATTTTCGTGAGAACAATTCAAGTTACATAGAAATTGATAATTGCCAATCACTGGTTCAAACTAACTATAAAGTGATATGTAAAAGCCAACCTATTCAAACATTTGACAGACCATGACAGTTGACAATTTTTTAAACATGCTTTCATAAGTATTTGACTATTCTGCAAGTAACTTGTTATAAATAAATACTCATAAAAATGCAAGGAAAACCATTATATTAGACAGAAAACTGTGAGCGAATTTTACAACTTAGTTTCAAGCTGAATGTCGAAGGAAAACTTGGAATGGTTAATATTCCAATTATGCGACTTAACATTCGAATACTCCAAATTCAACAACTTATATTACTCATTGACATAACTTAAGTtttcatattttaattttatcAAAACAATCCCGCATATGAGAACTATGACATTGCAATTACTGTCCCTCACAATCAAATCTACATACATGTTTGGTGTAGCCATCATTTAATGGTACAGAAAAGAATACAAGTTAACTTTAATTACATAGAGACAATGCAACATATTGGCGAATCTCATTCAGCTTGGAGAGTAGTATGCTAATGATAGGAATATATGAGGAATAAGTGGGACTTACTGGTTTTGGTTCAGTGAAATAACCATAAGACTCTTTAGAAAAGCTAGCTCTTCCCAGCTTAAGGAATTATCCAATATTTCATTCCCATTGAGCATCAATTTCTTGGAAGCAGAAACAATACCAAAATAAATTTCTGCCTCAAACAAGTGAATAAATTGCAATTTCAAAGATAAGTAAAGGAGTCAGCTCTATTGACCTGAAGAGAACATAAACTATTAATCGCCGCTGGAAGATGCTGTATTGAGTTGTGGCTGAGATCAAGGACTCTAGCAGAAGGTCCACAGGTCAACACTTCATCTGGTAGGGCCTATCAAGTTCCAATAAGTGATTAGAGCAATATCTTCAAGAAGAAAAAGCAAAAAATCGGCTGGCAACGTAGTTTAAGGACATACGTATGCTATTACGATTTATTTAATAACTCTTGGGTTATAGAAGGAATCAAACTTGGTTTTACTACTTGGTTAAGAGAAATTTATCCTTTGACCGTAATATATTCTCATTcttgatacagaatatctacatgcATAAGTGATACATAAAGGGAATTATCTGAGTAGTGTAGGCCATTTCTCTCTCGGACTAACCCAATATTTATTCAATAAGTTTGAACTGCAGAGTAGtattgttttctttttttcttttctctacaTGACTTGCATCTTTTTGGGACTTCAATTTAGTTTAGTGTCTCGCTACTGATAAAATTTTGGGTGGTCATTTTGGTTTTGGTGTTGCAACAAATAAGTTCCAAGATGAAATATTTAGAGATACCCACTAGAAAGATTAAAATACCAGAAAACGCAACATTTTTGTCATCCGCTATTAGGAAGGTCATGCTTTTAATCCTCCTAGTTCCCAACACATGAACTATATTCTAGGAAGGTCATGCTTTTAACCCTCTAAATTCCCGACAAATGAACTATATTCAACCCATCTATCAGCCAAAGTTTTTAATTGGAATAAAGTATGTCATGGAGGGATTTTGCTTTATTCCAAATGTATTGGATCTTTATGACAATATTCGTCCCATCTCTTTTGCTCTTCTATTCATTGGGGAGGGAAATagaattttgttttttatttagACTGCACAGCTAGTGGTATCTTTCTAAAGATACTGGGAATATCTACTCCAATGGCCATGTTCTATTTGGAGTAATACTGCAAAATTAGCCTTCATACAGATGGATGAGTTGTTAACGGCTCCATTACTGAAAACAGGTATTATAGCCAAAATGAAGAAAAACCGAAGGTTCAAATCCCGCTgtccaatttttataattttatgGATTCTTTTCTTTAGTGGTTTTGCTCATATTGGTATCCGAAAGAGAAGGGAACAGCTGGCTATCTCACCTACTCAAGCCAGAAATAAATTAGATAAATGAATTGGAAGtaaagaagaaaaagagaaaacaaTTTTATATTAGGTCAACTCCAATATGTGTAAGATTGGATCGAAGTGAGTTCTGGTTTAACCATTGTATCTCTTGTCCCATCACAATTAAGATCAGCCATGGTAAAAAAAAGTTCGAAATCATTGGACAAAGCAAAGCCAGTTACTTCTCATCTTACCTTCAGATTGCATCCTGATAATGCAACGACCCCAGTAGCCTTCCACCGTTCAACTTGGCTCTTCAGAACAGGAATTTGAGGACCGTCCCTTTTAGGTCTCATAGCTTCAGGCATCCTCCTCACTGTGGACAATGTGGAAGCTTCCTTTCTTATTGGTCCATCCTATCAAATATACACAAAAAGGTAAATAACTCAAGACATCAGATTCAAAAGCTTTAAAATTTTAATCAATTCACTTTCTAATATAGAAAACAGAATTTCAGGATCTAGTGGAATTTctggttttttattttataaaaaatccAAAGACACAAGTACTGGTCAATCGATTACACCTCAATCCCAACTAGTTGTAGTAGTCTCCTATATCTCAAATTCTCAATATACATTACTCCACGTATACCCATTTCGTTCTAGTAATCAATATGTTGTCCTTTAAGACAAAGAAAGGCTTTCTAATACTAGAGGTTTTCTATATTTTCTAATGATATACAATTCTGTAACAAAGTGTACCAACACAGCTAAGCCCCAATACCAAATAGTTGGTAGGAGTTAAATGGTCACTCAACTAGGTGAATTTATCTAGCAAAGTCATTTTCTCTGTTTTATGACAACAAAATCACTCAACTATTACTTGGTTTCTTAGAAGGTCATACTTACCAGATTATGATACAAAGTACACCGGAGATCcctttttgttttaaaaatacacattttatatatatgtataaacgaTAATCAGCTAAGCAAAACTAAGTTACCATTTGATTTTTCCCATGTTTTCTTGTTCTTATTTCTTGATTCGGAGAGCCTTATTGTTCATTCAACAGGTAGTTCCAGCTAAACCAACTACCAAATGGTTCAGTGAAATTAAAAATGGATAATCGAAAGGGTCTTTTCCTCCAAATAGTTTCGACATTGTGAACAAACCCACCAAAAGAAAGTAGCTTTTCACTTTTCGTAAAAATAAAATTGTATTTGTTGCCACAAGTGAAATGTATTTCTAAAGCTATGAATTTAGAATACAAGTTAGCACTTCCTACATTCAGAATTAGGAAATGTAGAAGCAACCAAGAATATTGAGGTGAACTTTGTACCATAATCTGGTAGGTCTGACCTTTTAAGAAACAGAGtaatagttgagtgattttattgtcataaaacaaagaaaataacATTGCTAGATAAATTCACTAAGTTGAGCGACTATTTGGGGAATTAACTCAGTTGGTAGCCACAAAAGAGCTTCTAGCAAAATGGAGGTAAGGACGGAAAGTGAACTGCAAAGAAAAATCAGAATATTACAGCCAAATACCATTCGGCCATCTAGTTTACTATATGTACACAGTGTACTGGTAGTGtatatactaaatataaatatactatacatacctatacactACCTATACAGCCGAACTGTATAGGCAGTGTATACTTCGGCCATGTTTGGTAAATTAGATGGACGAAGTGTACATTTAGGTAAGTTTCCCAATAAAAATGAAGAATTACCCCTTGGTGTAAGCCCTGGGAAGCCATAAGCATGATCTTAGCTCCATTTTTAACTTCCAAGGACTTCAATGTCATTTCATCCATCAATACTTTCCCTATTCATGAAAAACACAAAAATTATGTCGACTATCAAATTCaaataatacttaatcaaaaatTATTTACACTATCATTATATAAAAATTCAATCCTTTTATATGCGATAAAATAATTATTATCATACTTTTAGCCAAACAGGTAAAACTCTCATCCTGTCAACAGTTACCTGTCTCACAAATGACTTTACAgaattgataataacaaaatgaaGATACATATGAAATTTATGTTCCTAATATAATATTTGGTTAAAGTAGAAAGAAAATATTTGAAATTAAATTCGAATTAAAGTCATGTTTGAAAATGAATTTCAAACTATTATTTTACTTGAAATACTGCTCGAATAATTTTTTTCACTTAATGGTTAAAAACACACGCCAAGTATCACTTTTTCGTGAGTTTCCTACCTGATAGTGAACTATCATGTGTTTGCGTTTCcgacctgaactatcaccaattatttatcaaaacacacctcgaCTAGTATCTGATGGTACGTGGTGTAcattctctctctatctctttttttttttttttttttttgtgtgtgtgtgtgtttaaaaATGGTGCCAAATGGCACTCCACCCGGATAATTAAAGGagttaattgaaaaaaaaaaattaaaaaaaaaattaagagataataGTCAAAAACACTATCACTTTTTTGCGAGTTTCTAGCTTGATATTTcagtgtgttttgataaatagttggtgatagttcaggtagaaaactcAAACACTAGATAATTcagtgtgttttgataaatagttggtaaTAGTTCAGGCAGGAAATGCAAATTCTTGATATTTcagtgtgttttgataaatagttggtgatagttcaggtaggaaacgcAAAACACTCGATAATTcagtgtgttttgataaataattgCTGATAGTCCAGGTAGAAAACTCAAACACTAGATAATTcagtgtgttttgataaatagttggtgatagtttaggtaggaaatgCAAATACTTGATATTTcagtgtgttttgataaatagttggtgacaGTTCAGGTAGGAAACGCAAAACACTCGATAATTcagtgtgttttgataaatagttggtgatagttcaggtaggaaatgCAAATACTTGATATTTcagtgtgttttgataaatagttggtgacaGTTCAGGTAGGAAACGCAAAACACTCGATAATTcagtgtgttttgataaataattgGTGATAGTCCAGGTAAAAAACTCAAACACTGGATAATTcagtgtgttttgataaatagttagtgatagttcaggtaggaaatgCAAATACGTGATATTTcagtgtgttttgataaatagttggtga is drawn from Lycium barbarum isolate Lr01 chromosome 8, ASM1917538v2, whole genome shotgun sequence and contains these coding sequences:
- the LOC132605790 gene encoding LRR repeats and ubiquitin-like domain-containing protein At2g30105, producing MEKEGKSDADNRITVNVKFSGRSIPVEISSESTVKELKSLIQPLTNVLTRGQKLIFKGKVLMDEMTLKSLEVKNGAKIMLMASQGLHQGDGPIRKEASTLSTVRRMPEAMRPKRDGPQIPVLKSQVERWKATGVVALSGCNLKALPDEVLTCGPSARVLDLSHNSIQHLPAAINSLCSLQKLMLNGNEILDNSLSWEELAFLKSLMVISLNQNHIATLPPEVGALTSLRQLHISHNDLTGLPSEIGLLTGLEVLKVNNNRIHSIPESIGGCASLIEVDLSSNLLVELPETISKLKNLKALYLKNNGIKSLPSSIFKLCSELSILDLHGTEITMDVIRELEGWENFDERRRSKHQKQLDFRVSSSAKFDEGADKS